The sequence TTCATGTAGTAGTTCTTCGCATACATTTATTGAAGagaccgaaaaaaaaaaaaaaaaaagaaatttcaaAGCCAATTACCTGAGCAAGTGATTATTATCATGGATAGCAATACAGGTGAGACAAGAAAATGAAAAAGCACAAGCACAAGCACAAGCACAAGCACAGCCAAACTGGAAAATAAAAGCTTAACCAAACACCTGTTGAACCTAAATAAAGTTACTTCTGAAATTGAATAGGTTAAGGAATTGATCCAAGAGATCAAGACAATAAAAGTagacaaaaaattgaaaaataaatgtgTCCAACCTGATGAGTCAAGATTAACCTGGTGTGTCCAACCTGGAAGGGATCAAGcaaaattaataaatccaacagaCATGATTCACaacttttaaataattttaaaaatttgtcaaGAAGCATCTTATATTATTCAATCGCTCAAGTACTAGTAAAATGCAGAATGCAAAAAAGTCCATAAAAGCTTGTTATAAATCTCATAACATGTCATCACAATCTTGCTTCTCTGAAGACTTAAAAACACAACAATGCCCATACAAATTTGACAACCGGGCCAAGTATACCTGAAGAAGATGACACGTTTTCCTTCACTCCAACTTCTCCAACCTCATTGTCTTCTTCATCGTCAACTTCTGTTCCGTCAGTGGCCTCTGCCTCTGCCTCCACCTCAGAGTCGGAAGAAGAAGAGTCAGAAGGGGCATCCCTATCACCATGTTCGAACCTGTAAAATCGccttttaatcattttattccTGCCTCAACTGCAATAGTTAAGAGATGAACCATAagccataaatttcaaatatcaCTGCTTCACTAACACATCAATCAGTAACTGAACAGTAAAAAAATTCAATCTATagctaaaatttcaaattttatactCAGAAGTATCATAGAACGAATGGAATCTTGCAACACTGAAAATAATACAGCGCTCCCAATCCCCATCTTGCCACCACTTCCAGCTTTTTTTTTCTGCTCTTGTTCACGTAGcagtaaataacataataccGCAACAGCTCCTCAGAAATAAATCAAAATtgggaagaaaaaaaaaaccaaatccCTATGGTAGCAGTCTATATAGTCACTGGCACGCAGTCAAGAACTACAAACACAATAACGCGATTGAAAACTATATGAGTGCAAAAATCTCACTAATTTCAGAACAATGCAAGTGTCGCTTGGGGAGAAAAACGAACTGATTCCTGAATATGTTGTGCAATTTTGAATcacaaagggaaaaaaaaaaggcgAACCCTAAAATGTTGGAATGAAATCTCTGTATTGGTGCacgaagagagagagagagagagagagaaataaCCTGAAAATCGAACGGCTAATTGCGATGTCGTTCGAGGTTGAGAAGAAACTCAAGAGGAAGGGTTTTTGGTGCAGCAGAGTCACTGCAACGTGGAAGATTTTCATTGGTTGTAATAACAAAGATTAAGATCATTACAAATGTGATTCAAACAATAAGAAATAAAAGACCGAGGTTCGTTCCAAATCATGGGACTAGCGTATGAACGAAATGTTTTTGCTAACGCATGACCACACATTCATTAGTTTGTCTCTTGGTAAATACAGTAGAGAAATATCGCTCTCTATTGATAATATCCCTGCATTTTTAAACTATCGAACTAAATTCATAAACGTCATAATGCGATGATGTTACTGCTTCCACTACTCCCTTGGCATCAATTTCAAAGCACACTTTTTTCCATCCCAAGCTTTGAACCCATAATATTGCTTCAAGAAGTCCCATTGCTTCTCCTTCTTTCACATCTGCCACTCCATGCATAACTTTAGTTCTGCATATCAGCACCTTTCCTTCCTCATCTCTCACTAGGCATCCGATCCCAATCTTGTGTTCCTCCTTGAAGAAAGCCGCATCCACGTTGTAGTTAAGGAAAGTTTTATCTGGTTTATGCCATAATTTGCATGTGGTCTCTGgatttgaattattgttgataTCATGCCGTAGTTGTTTGGCCCCTACCCAATCACACAAATTATCCATTGTCATGTGATATGTCTGTCTTGAATTGATGCTGCTATTACTCCACAATTTATCATTTCTTTGTCTCCAAATACTCCACAACATCATACAAAATTTTACTCTTTCATAGTCTTTTAGTGCTGCCAATAGTTGGAAGAAGATTTGCACAAATGATTCTACTGTATTTGCACCAGCTTCCACTTTATCTTGTAACTTTGCATGTCTCCAACATTCTTGTGCAAATGGGCAACATATAAAGAGATGCCATCTATTTTCTATTCTTCATTACATATATCACATACCAAAGGGACCGGTATCCATCTTTTTTGCGGCTGTTCCTTAACCGGTATGCAATTTCTCGCGAGTctccaaataaaattttttacctTCAGCGGAATTTTAAGCTCCCAAAACAAATTCCAGTCTCTTTTGGCTTGTACTTCTTCATTCATCTCCAGAGAGCATGCCAGATAATAACCAGTTTTGACTGTAACATCCACTGTCCGAATGATGTCATATGATTCTATCTTCTTTATTGGAAACTCCCAAAGGTATACTCTTAATTTTTTCTACATCTCTTTCATTGAACAGTTCTTGCAATAATTCAATATCCAATTCCTTTTGGCCTGTCGCCATAAGCTCATTCACTCTTAAATTTGATAGTTCTGCAATAGGCAATGATTCCAGCTTCTTATTTGTTGAGTCTCTTAGCCACGGCTCTTCCCAGACTCTAATATGTCTTCCATCTCCAATTTTTCATCGAATTCCTTTTTCTAGCAACACCCGTGAACTCCAGATGCTTCTCCAAACAAAACTTGGATTATGCCCAAGTTTGTAATTTAAATTAGTACGTAGTATTTGCTTTCTTAAAAAAAACCAATTGGtataaaaaaatagtaaaatttATCTGCTTGAAAATGTTCTTCGTCAAAAacaaattattttcaaaaaaaaatttataataatatttagacAAAAACTCTTATAAAACGGTTCTAAGAGTCATTTTTTTTAAACGGGTATCTTATACTAATATTTATTGAGGCATGAGACCGAGGGCCAATTTAAAATAACATGGTGTCCTAATTTGGAATCTGTCGCCCTGAAGCCAAATCGGACGGCTCGGATCCGGATCGTCCATACCCCACCCGAGGGGTAGCATCGACATATCCCCTAATTTGATACAGATTTTGAGTCAaagatttaatatatattatttttttccaaatcttttttaaaaaaatctaaaatttgttTTCCGAACGTAATTTGTGTGGAATGAATTGATTCAGGGGAAAGTTTAGAATATATTCCactaaaattcatgatttttttaaaagttatcTCAATAGAattcctaaaaaataaaaatataaaataataataataaaaagaagaagTTACCTCAATAGATTTTGCAAAGACTATGCATGATTTGGCAGATTTTAAGCTAACATGTGGGTAATACCTCATTGATAAATCTAACGTCTCATGATTTGTCACatcaaaaatatataattaattacacctatgtgtaaaaatacgaaccTTTGGATGCATGATTTGAGTATTACTCATATGCTAGAATCTCATCTACGATTTGGAGCCAGAGTTCAATACACTTGATTTTTCACCTATCAATTAATCTGAAATTAGAGTGGAACTACGGATTTATAGTTTATCTGAATTCATATTTTGAAATGATATATTGGGTGAAACCAATCTGTACGAACTTATTCttcaaactaaaaaaaataatagatttaaaaatttttaataaagtaATCATCATGCTTTTGGTTTATAATTAAAACCTCAGGACTCACTCTAATCGAATAAACAACAATAAGAAATTTTCATACGACAGATTCATCCAAAAGAATGATGATATAAGAATTCGAAATTCTTATCATTTATCAAACGCTTACTTACTTCACTAATTCTTTTACCAGAACAATTAACTTGAAATAATTGTCTACTGGATgcaaaagttttttaaaaaaattctgacTTTTTTATTATTGAAAGAGAAGCTATAGTTCGAACATGTTTTTATTTTGGCTTCtcattttctaattttttttttttaaaaatataaacagAAACGTGATTTTTAACGTTTATGTGTGAAACTCTAATATATTTcatactttaaaaatatatattttattctatATTGGCGTGATACGGAAACCATGCGTTTTTTTTGGCACGAAAAAGTCATGTTTTTATAAGGAGCTTAGAGCATCAACTCGAACCCTCGATTGTGGGGATGGATTTGTGGGAAGAACACGTGATATTAATTACATAGTTAATTACCCGAGCACCCTCTTATATTGGTGCAATTTCACATTCCCCCCTGAGCTTTTATTGTCCCTCCAATTTTTCCAAAGTATTCTAACCTTAAAGTCATGAATTATGAt comes from Henckelia pumila isolate YLH828 chromosome 4, ASM3356847v2, whole genome shotgun sequence and encodes:
- the LOC140860792 gene encoding uncharacterized protein; this translates as MDNLCDWVGAKQLRHDINNNSNPETTCKLWHKPDKTFLNYNVDAAFFKEEHKIGIGCLVRDEEGKVLICRTKVMHGVADVKEGEAMGLLEAILWVQSLGWKKVCFEIDAKGVVEAVTSSHYDVYEFSSIV